Proteins from a single region of Drosophila miranda strain MSH22 unplaced genomic scaffold, D.miranda_PacBio2.1 Contig_AX4_pilon, whole genome shotgun sequence:
- the LOC117195318 gene encoding inner centromere protein-like, whose protein sequence is MGHAARATDDEGKVTHKRPPAPTWSRSHVRGEAIAMQSHCPTDVIDSIFSVAPTTPDLKLIFPNIDPSQLKRNSSVLWSTPPRYSELPKY, encoded by the exons ATGGGACATGCTGCACGAGCCACCGATGACGAGGGCAAGGTCACCCACAAGCGTCCGCCAGCACCCACCTGGAGTCGCA GCCATGTACGCGGCGAAGCGATTGCCATGCAGAGCCACTGTCCCACCGATGTCATCGACAGCATCTTCTCGGTGGCCCCCACCACTCCGGACCTGAAACTGATTTTCCCCAACATCGATCCCAGCCAGCTGAAGCGCAACTCCAGCGTGCTCTGGTCCACGCCCCCACGCTACTCGGAGCTCCCAAAATACTAG